The following are encoded in a window of Brettanomyces bruxellensis chromosome 9, complete sequence genomic DNA:
- a CDS encoding uncharacterized protein (BUSCO:EOG092629WJ), which produces MGKRSRKETFIAAKRPKNGNDPLSESNVFAELANDSRGDDALSVGSRRHHNMYKEDANKIEDYELTPRSFKGVSSDATEGLPVKTADGGLKRIVLKDSDSENEANEVESEKSDEDNDIAPFDGNENVPDYDEANDEDYKELSPETREKKIKEDIAQMAESLMENPEDNVLLFAKLLRMMSSHVPSTAKLSLLSVVPVFKSICPSYKVRPLTDAEKHEKMSNDVQKVRFFEQNLVRYYRKYLDVLSLHSLKFSTSPKATDLDIVLGILSTRAACQLASPLRFFNFRSDLMRILIRRIMHKPASAAEYDVFKECVKTLEALLVEDVDLGSISLDISRMLSRSIRRRNMKVDESVVNIFLSLTVLRDYDPHASAEEKEKKIKLKRKEKVFLTKKQRKELKEKKKIEKEIKDAEFKITAEERERFQAEILRTLLTLYLEILRSRPEKLMAPVLEGISKYGRQVNLDMIGDFLQVLREISHDLLDSSNDNIMFLNASQTRQVLLCVITSFSLLSYLPSKRVHLDLNKFVEYLYGLLPLLSEDAEIEFSYKTLRLMDPLATDLKMKPSVNISTEAELLLKGLNAIFFKSRSGSQARSLAFTKRLYTAMLQFPDKSTIAVMKFIGKLISRYDDIVSLYTTEDRIQNGVYRPYAETIEGANTEVAVLWENLLLEKHYNPTIAMGARALINRAKKEPGFM; this is translated from the coding sequence ATGGGAAAAAGGTctagaaaagaaactttCATAGCGGCGAAGCGTCCtaagaatggaaatgatCCTTTATCTGAGTCAAATGTATTCGCCGAGCTTGCGAATGATTCTCGTGGTGATGACGCACTATCTGTAGGATCAAGAAGACATCATAATATGTATAAGGAGGATGCTAATAAGATTGAAGATTATGAGTTGACTCCTAGAAGTTTCAAGGGAGTTAGCAGTGATGCTACTGAAGGTTTACCTGTGAAGACAGCGGATGGTGGTTTAAAACGTATTGTTCTGAAAGACAGTGATTCAGAGAACGAAGCTAACGAAGTGGAGTCGGAAAAGagtgatgaagataatgatATTGCGCCATTtgatggaaatgaaaatgtgcCAGATTATGATGAagcaaatgatgaagacTATAAAGAATTGTCCCCGGAAActagggaaaaaaagattaaggAGGATATCGCTCAAATGGCTGAGAGCTTGATGGAAAATCCAGAAGATAATGTTCTCCTCTTTGCAAAATTATTACGAATGATGTCCTCGCATGTGCCCTCCACCGCAAAGCTTTCCCTTCTATCGGTTGTTCCAGTTTTTAAGAGTATATGTCCCTCCTATAAAGTCAGGCCATTAACAGATGCCGAAAAGCACGAAAAGATGTCAAATGATGTTCAAAAAGTTCGCTTTTTTGAACAGAACCTTGTGCGTTACTATAGGAAATACTTGGATGTTCTCTCCTTACATTCATTAAAATTCAGTACTTCGCCGAAAGCCACTGATTTGGACATCGTGCTTGGAATTTTGTCTACACGTGCTGCATGTCAATTGGCATCGCCTCTTAggtttttcaatttcaggTCAGATCTTATGAGGATTTTAATTCGTAGGATTATGCACAAACCTGCGAGTGCTGCTGAATATGATGTTTTTAAAGAATGTGTAAAAACATTGGAGGCACTTTTAGTTGAGGATGTTGATTTGGGTAGTATATCTCTAGATATTTCGAGGATGTTGTCGAGATCAATCAGACGCCGAAATATGAAAGTGGATGAGAGTGTTGttaatatatttctttcGTTAACAGTTTTGAGAGATTATGATCCTCATGCTTCAGCtgaggagaaagaaaaaaagatcaagctgaaaagaaaagagaaggtATTCTTGacgaaaaagcaaagaaaggaacttaaagagaagaaaaagattgaGAAGGAAATTAAAGATGCAGAGTTCAAAATAACTGCAGAAGAACGAGAAAGATTTCAAGCAGAAATTCTAAGAACACTTCTTACCCTATATTTGGAAATACTCCGAAGTAGACCTGAAAAGCTTATGGCCCCTGTTTTAGAAggtatttcaaaatatggTCGTCAAGTGAACCTTGATATGATTGGTGATTTCTTACAAGTTCTTCGAGAGATTTCACATGATTTACTTGATTCTTCGAATGACAATATTATGTTTCTTAACGCTTCTCAAACTCGACAAGTATTGTTGTGTGTTATTACCTCATTTTCCCTTCTTTCATATCTTCCATCAAAAAGAGTTCATCTGGACTTGAACAAATTTGTAGAATACCTTTATGGGTTGTTGCCCTTGCTTTCCGAAGATGCTGAAATTGAATTTTCATACAAAACCTTGAGACTCATGGATCCACTTGCTACAGACCTCAAAATGAAGCCATCGGTGAACATTTCCACTGAGGCAGAGCTTTTGCTCAAGGGGTTAAACgctattttctttaagtCGAGATCCGGATCACAAGCCCGTTCATTGGCTTTTACTAAAAGATTGTACACTGCAATGCTTCAGTTCCCTGATAAGAGTACCATCGCAGTAATGAAATTCATTGGCAAATTGATATCGAGatatgatgatattgtCAGTTTATATACAACAGAAGATAGGATTCAGAATGGTGTCTATCGACCATATGCGGAAACCATTGAAGGAGCTAATACTGAGGTTGCCGTTCTTTGGGAGAATTTGCTTTTAGAAAAGCATTATAATCCAACGATCGCAATGGGTGCCAGAGCCCTAATTAatagagcaaaaaaagagccaGGTTTTATGTAA